In Cheilinus undulatus linkage group 16, ASM1832078v1, whole genome shotgun sequence, one DNA window encodes the following:
- the rprd2a gene encoding regulation of nuclear pre-mRNA domain-containing protein 2a: MAAGASAGSLESTLDRKFRNVSNTMDSIQGLSSWCIDNKKYHSLIVRHWMKCLKKSESSHRLNLIYLANDVIQNCKRKNAIVYRTAFAEVLRDAFSLINYEGDPAIIKSVERILSIWEEREVYSGTLITELRSSLVKEESPPETPVEQKTPVESKADLRSRIVAEFVPQTLVDQLSKHKRSMEDVDLREKQLAAMRVDICSTEALRKLKDKAGGKKFSKDFEEGSAQLQEFVKFLEKEGKKGPPLMEALTNADIFYEMQYKEVKIVANAYQTFANRVSHLKRKLDALKATLPDLDESPIPSPSADAPSPTGSESPFRGLELAQPDPDLDGSAMDDEAEPPAPSPLSSPGASPRQTETLGENDKLEVEDMELSEEEMESGGIIVEEQIEPPSHPEVFSQAPVKTEPSVVIEQPVSQVTPPVAAPTPSLEGVDLGKIGSILNSLSSVIKNSGPLVESPPAALKSTPAASSAPQEASSLVNLLSKVDVSPADLLGALSKVHGKGNLEGITSLMNSPAANVSTDSSSTGKIPLSPSLSSTPASAAPTQSPSLHSAPVPSSLSSTVQQSTTSQPLPPETANPASALVQALHRDMDLIQEPEPSSSSQSLESKIHSFLQGNSAFSAFDVGFPLQSVQGGDNLSPVPGTDTQEGTPVRDEGGGTPTQDEIMDLTAPFTSSANQSSSSGGETFTTASVTYQSSSQQNPNLPQKQTHLQPGGAQNGQVYQPYLYGKQEMPEHGISAPVGHYQQISAQTGGPVPGDRAPGSASSTQTAEGFQTGSERSWYGDVYPEGNSKQPGGYDVPVPGENQTSGLYPYQTGENQKPPEFQQGSATSSGFFTTPLPPVPKLPPHPRGFDLHPPATNSSVIPQERQPVLRPDPAAEGHRPRGDSIIGGMVVHDHQHKSLFQPNDGLYDRDRPHPPHTDELHYRNDPQHHGPNFFQDHHQEDPYYRPGSPPHHYPRIRGRLTPPLSPAEDPYYDQEYQHHRPSFPPHYAPRRPPPPHHPDSRHPGMRPQHRPPQPHPRGPPRPPFPRFQRGPEPMLRGKRPAPRGGGNPGPMFMPKRPFPPPRY; the protein is encoded by the exons ATGGCAGCAGGAGCTTCAGCTGGCTCTTTAGAGTCCACACTGGACCGGAAGTTCAGAAATGTCTCAAACACAATGGACTCAATTCAAGGACTTTCATCATGGTGCATCGACAACAAAAAGTACCACAGCCTGATTGTGCGACACTGGATGAAGTGTTTGAAGAAAT CTGAATCCTCACACAGACTCAATCTTATTTATCTCGCCAACGATGTCATCCAGAACTGTAAAAGGAAAAATGCCATTGTCTATCGCACTGCTTTTGCTGAGGTGCTGCGAGATGCCTTCTCGCTTATCAA CTATGAAGGTGACCCAGCGATAATTAAATCAGTGGAGAGGATACTGTCCATctgggaggagagggaggtgtATTCAGGGACACTCATCACTGAGCTAAGGAGCAGCTTAGTCAAAGAGGAGTCTCCTCCTGAGACGCCTGTGGAGCAGAAAA CTCCTGTCGAGTCTAAAGCAGATCTAAGGTCAAGGATTGTTGCTGAATTTGTG CCACAGACTCTCGTAGACCAGCTGTCCAAGCACAAGAGATCTATGGAGGATGTGGACCTGAGAGAGAAACAGCTGGCAGCTATGAGGGTTGACATCTGCAGTACTGAGGCCCTCAGAAAACTCAAAG ACAAAGCCGGAGGAAAAAAGTTCTCCAAAGACTTTGAGGAGGGAAGTGCACAGCTGCAGGAGTTTGTAAAGTTCCTGGAGAAAGAGGGTAAAAAAGGTCCTCCTCTTATGGAAGCTCTCACCAACGCAGATATCTTCTATGAGATGCAGTACAAGGAGGTCAAGATTGTTGCTAAT GCCTACCAGACATTCGCTAACAGGGTGTCCCACCTGAAGCGCAAGCTAGATGCCTTGAAGGCCACCTTACCTGACCTGGACGAGTCACCCATCCCCTCCCCCTCTGCAGATGCCCCGTCTCCAACAGGCTCTGAGTCCCCCTTTCGTGGCTTGGAATTGGCTCAGCCCGACCCAGATCTCGACGGCTCCGCTATGGACGACGAGGCAGAGCCACCAGCTCCGAGCCCCCTATCCTCACCTGGAGCATCCCCCAGACAGACAGAGACTCTCGGGGAGAACGACAAACTGGAAGTGGAGGATATGGAGCTCTCAGAGGAAGAAATGGAGAGTGGAGGGATTATAG TTGAGGAACAGATTGAACCTCCCTCCCATCCAGAGGTGTTCTCTCAGGCCCCTGTGAAAACGGAGCCATCAGTGGTAATAGAGCAGCCTGTCTCCCAGGTCACGCCTCCTGTAGCCGCTCCCACACCGTCTTTGGAAGGTGTTGACCTTGGAAAAATTGGCTCCATCCTCAACAGTTTAAGTTCTGTCATAAAGAACTCAG GACCATTAGTGGAGAGTCCTCCTGCAGCTTTGAAGAGCACACCTGCTGCCTCCTCAGCTCCTCAGGAAGCCAGTTCACTCGTAAACCTCCTCTCTAAGGTGGACGTTAGCCCTGCTGATCTCCTTGGTGCTCTCTCTAAAGTGCATGGCAAAGGCAACCTTGAGG GAATCACTTCTCTTATGAACAGCCCAGCGGCAAATGTCTCCACAGACTCCTCCAGTACAGGCAAGattcctctctccccctctctctcatccACACCTGCATCAGCAGCACCCACTCAGAGCCCGTCTCTCCACTCTGCACCCGTGCCTTCTTCACTCAGCTCCACTGTACAGCAGAGCACAACCTCCCAACCCCTCCCCCCTGAGACTGCAAACCCAGCCTCTGCCCTGGTCCAAGCCCTGCACAGAGACATGGACTTGATCCAAGAGCCAGAACCGTCCTCTTCCTCTCAGAGTTTGGAGTCCAAAATCCACAGTTTCCTTCAGGGGAACTCTGCTTTCAGCGCATTTGACGTCGGGTTTCCTTTACAGTCAGTGCAGGGGGGAGATAACCTTAGCCCAGTACCTGGAACAGATACTCAAGAGGGGACCCCAGTGCGTGACGAGGGCGGAGGCACCCCAACTCAAGACGAAATCATGGATCTAACTGCCCCATTCACTTCTAGCGCTaatcaatcatcatcatcaggagGAGAAACTTTTACAACAGCTTCTGTTACATACCAGAGTAGCAGTCAGCAGAACCCTAACCTCCCCCAAAAGCAGACTCACCTGCAGCCCGGTGGAGCTCAGAATGGGCAGGTCTACCAGCCGTATCTTTATGGCAAACAAGAGATGCCAGAGCACGGGATCTCTGCACCTGTTGGACATTACCAGCAGATTTCTGCACAAACAGGAGGCCCAGTGCCTGGAGATAGAGCCCCAGGCAGTGCCAGCAGCACACAGACAGCTGAAGGATTTCAGACAGGGAGTGAGAGGAGCTGGTATGGGGATGTTTACCCCGAGGGGAACTCTAAACAACCCGGGGGCTATGATGTTCCAGTGCCTGGAGAGAACCAGACATCAGGACTTTATCCATACCAAACAGGAGAAAATCAGAAACCTCCAGAGTTCCAACAGGGCTCAGCGACATCCTCTGGTTTCTTCACAACCCCCCTCCCTCCTGTGCCAAAACTCCCACCTCACCCCCGTGGCTTTGACCTCCATCCTCCTGCAACAAACAGCTCAGTGATTCCCCAAGAACGGCAGCCGGTGCTGCGCCCAGACCCAGCAGCAGAGGGACACAGACCCAGAGGGGACAGCATCATTGGTGGTATGGTGGTTCACGACCATCAGCACAAATCCTTGTTTCAACCAAATGATGGGCTATATGACCGAGATCGACCTCACCCTCCCCACACAGATGAACTGCACTACCGCAATGACCCACAGCATCACGGCCCCAATTTCTTTCAAGACCACCACCAAGAGGATCCGTATTACAGACCAGGCAGCCCACCACACCATTACCCCAGAATCAGAGGCCGCCTCACTCCGCCCCTTTCTCCTGCAGAGGACCCTTACTATGACCAAGAATACCAACACCACCGCCCTTCATTTCCTCCGCACTACGCTCCAAGAAGACCGCCACCACCACATCATCCTGATAGCCGTCACCCTGGGATGCGGCCTCAGCATCGGCCTCCCCAGCCTCACCCGAGAGGCCCGCCACGCCCACCTTTCCCTCGATTCCAACGCGGGCCAGAGCCGATGCTAAGAGGCAAACGTCCAGCTCCAAGGGGAGGGGGGAACCCTGGTCCAATGTTCATGCCGAAAAGACCCTTTCCACCACCAAGGTACTAA
- the ciarta gene encoding circadian associated repressor of transcription a, with amino-acid sequence MNSLGSSSKWPSYDSIPSTSSFLHSENEQTEDEAEADVFSEGEGDNVGTRKSPSEITLQRSYLHFPVHSDHLRSNNQSECCSDKTPHPISASCPGAAMLGSNSVTPGDLAFAQKCADLRRFIHPLLELLHGLQAGRFEKGLSSFQQSVAMDRLQKILGILQRPEMGEKHLHNLLQIEMMLKIWFPHVASRSTHRSSQTTPPRLHQRWRKNQLHMPVKKRKLSWTDSDFSGTVITKHKHQRHGKDESCQATTPLQTISTSLPGSSLKLKTPEAEETLEAAGSGCKAGHEFSDGFGTPRRQPYLCLKRESENLRTPETSLSSPCGCPAAQDSSVSSSNIISASDSP; translated from the exons ATGAATTCACTGGGCAGTTCCTCCAAATGGCCATCATATGACTCGATCCCCTCCACCTCAAGCTTTCTCCACAGTGAGAATGAGCAGACTGAGGATGAGGCCGAGGCTGACGTCTTCTCAGAGGGAGAGGGGGACAATGTGGGGACAAGAAAGTCCCCCTCAGAGATAACACTTCAAAGAAGTTATCTTCATTTCCCAGTTCATTCAGATCACCTGAGGTCTAACAACCAATCAGAGTGCTGCAGTGACAAAACTCCACATCCCATCTCCGCCTCGTGTCCTGGAGCTGCCATGCTAGGATCAAATTCAGTGACACCAGGCGACTTGGCCTTCGCACAGAAA TGTGCAGATTTGCGTAGGTTTATCCATCCGTTGCTTGAGCTTTTACATGGACTACAGGCTGGCCGATTTGAAAAAG GTTTATCAAGTTTCCAGCAGAGTGTAGCCATGGACAGACTGCAGAAGATTCTTGGGATACTACAGAGGCCTGAAATGGG tgagAAACACCTTCACAACTTGCTTCAGATTGAGATGATGCTGAAAATTTGGTTCCCTCACGTGGCATCTCGGTCCACACATAGATCAAGTCAGACCACCCCTCCAAGACTCCACCAACGCTGGCGAAAAAATCAGCTCCATATGCCTGTTAAG AAGAGAAAACTGAGCTGGACCGACTCTGACTTCTCTGGCACAGTCATAACCAAGCACAAACACCAAAGGCACGGAAAAGACGAGAGCTGCCAGGCAACGACTCCACTCCAAACGATTTCCACATCTTTACCTGGATCAtctttaaaactgaaaactCCAGAAGCAGAAGAAACTCTTGAAGCAGCCGGCAGCGGATGTAAAGCTGGACACGAGTTCTCAGACGGCTTTGGTACTCCAAGACGGCAGCCCTATTTATGCCTCAAGAGGGAAAGTGAGAATCTGAGAACGCCTGAGACTTCTCTGAGCTCTCCTTGTGGCTGTCCAGCAGCGCAGGACAGCTCAGTGTCCTCAAGCAACATCATTTCTGCATCTGACTCACCTTAG